One window from the genome of Streptomyces sp. NBC_00287 encodes:
- a CDS encoding ABC transporter permease, giving the protein MKDYAGTWTLLRLALRLDRVRATVWILGIVLFTTASAQSNNDLYSTAEERENLAETVETNPAMLALGGRAFDLTTTGGVNAYQLVAFMATIIGLMSILMVVRHTRAEEESGRAELAGSAVLGRKAWLASSLLLVTGMNLVIALLLGLGLRNTDLPATGSWAFALGCAGVGVFFAVVAGITAQLTDHARSANGIACAVLGLAYLLRATGDAASASDGGLSWLTWLSPIGWAEMMRPYTEESWAVGLLFAGAVVVLVAAVGVLVGRRDIGAGVLPPVLGPVEASPALRSPFALAWRLQKGSMLGWALGFLVVGAAFGGVADGMVDVAEDNPNIDELLRDLGGSGSIVDVFLATITSLIAVVVGAYAVQATLRLSGEESAHRIDPVLSTAVDRMSWAGSHLTVAALGSVVMLGSAGLAAGLAHGLNSGDVAGEVPRVLGAALAQVPAVWTLIGLCALLFGLLPRYTAVAWAVLAVALVIGQFGEVLKLDQTVMNLSPFTHIPDLPSADFRATPLLLLVLLTATLTAVGLGGFRRRDIA; this is encoded by the coding sequence GTGAAGGACTACGCCGGCACCTGGACGCTGCTGCGCCTCGCCCTCCGGCTCGACCGGGTCCGTGCCACCGTCTGGATCCTGGGCATCGTCCTGTTCACCACAGCGTCCGCCCAGAGCAACAACGACCTGTACAGCACGGCCGAGGAGCGGGAGAACCTCGCCGAGACGGTCGAGACCAACCCGGCCATGCTCGCGCTCGGCGGACGCGCCTTCGACCTGACCACGACCGGCGGCGTCAACGCCTACCAGCTGGTCGCCTTCATGGCCACGATCATCGGCCTGATGAGCATCCTGATGGTGGTACGGCACACCCGCGCCGAGGAGGAGAGCGGCCGTGCCGAGCTGGCCGGTTCTGCGGTCCTCGGCCGCAAGGCCTGGCTCGCCAGCTCGCTGCTGCTGGTCACCGGCATGAATCTCGTCATCGCGCTGCTCCTAGGGCTGGGCCTGCGGAACACCGATCTGCCCGCCACCGGCTCCTGGGCCTTCGCGCTCGGCTGCGCCGGGGTCGGTGTCTTCTTCGCCGTCGTCGCGGGGATCACCGCCCAGCTCACCGACCATGCACGCTCCGCCAACGGCATCGCGTGCGCCGTCCTCGGGCTCGCCTATCTGCTCCGCGCCACCGGTGACGCGGCCAGCGCCTCCGACGGCGGCCTGTCCTGGCTGACCTGGCTCTCGCCCATCGGCTGGGCCGAGATGATGCGCCCGTACACCGAGGAAAGTTGGGCGGTGGGTCTGCTGTTCGCCGGCGCCGTCGTCGTCCTCGTCGCCGCGGTCGGTGTGCTCGTCGGCAGGCGGGACATCGGCGCCGGTGTGCTGCCGCCCGTCCTCGGGCCGGTCGAGGCGTCCCCCGCGCTGCGCTCCCCCTTCGCCCTGGCCTGGCGGCTGCAGAAGGGCTCCATGCTGGGCTGGGCGCTCGGCTTCCTGGTCGTCGGCGCCGCGTTCGGCGGGGTCGCGGACGGCATGGTCGACGTGGCCGAGGACAACCCGAACATCGACGAGTTGCTGCGCGACCTCGGCGGCAGCGGCAGCATCGTGGACGTCTTCCTGGCCACCATCACCTCGCTCATCGCCGTCGTCGTCGGCGCCTACGCGGTCCAGGCGACGCTGCGCCTGTCGGGCGAGGAGTCCGCGCACCGGATCGACCCGGTGCTGAGCACCGCCGTGGACCGGATGAGCTGGGCGGGCAGCCATCTGACGGTCGCCGCCCTCGGCTCGGTCGTGATGCTCGGCTCGGCCGGTCTCGCGGCGGGACTGGCCCACGGCCTCAACAGCGGCGACGTCGCAGGCGAAGTGCCGCGGGTGCTGGGCGCCGCGCTGGCCCAGGTGCCCGCCGTATGGACGCTGATCGGTCTGTGCGCGCTGCTGTTCGGGCTGCTGCCGCGGTACACGGCCGTCGCCTGGGCGGTGCTGGCCGTCGCCCTGGTCATCGGCCAGTTCGGCGAGGTGCTCAAGCTCGATCAGACCGTCATGAACCTGTCCCCCTTCACCCACATTCCGGACCTGCCGTCGGCGGACTTCCGGGCGACACCGCTCCTGCTGCTGGTGCTGCTCACCGCCACCCTCACCGCGGTCGGTCTGGGCGGCTTCCGACGCCGCGACATCGCCTGA
- a CDS encoding SDR family NAD(P)-dependent oxidoreductase has translation MFELAGRTAFITGGAQGIGLGLARALAKEGVRLALADIDADALAAAGTELSELTQAVGFALDVTDRDAYARVADEAEERLGPVSLLCNNAGVGGSYPVSAMTYALWDLFVGVNIGGVVNGLQTFLPRMIARGEPAHIVNTASTAGLAPQGGQAGYMYEGTKAGVIGLSEGLSRQLAHEGHPIGVTVFCPGLVATNMVATGRAARRRITGDLGLTAAQEEDRERLLTEQDFYLRQLGLSPDAVGEMLIEGVRSGKPYVITDRGVAEPLAARSKALFVALPPETENDRRIARHVAAQMREAARSGSKTH, from the coding sequence GTGTTCGAACTCGCGGGACGGACCGCCTTCATCACCGGCGGCGCCCAGGGCATCGGCCTCGGCCTGGCCCGGGCACTCGCCAAGGAGGGCGTACGGCTCGCCCTCGCCGACATCGACGCGGACGCGCTCGCCGCGGCCGGGACCGAGCTGTCGGAGCTCACCCAAGCGGTCGGCTTCGCCCTGGACGTCACCGACCGCGACGCCTACGCCCGGGTCGCCGACGAGGCCGAGGAGCGCCTCGGCCCGGTGTCGCTGCTGTGCAACAACGCGGGCGTCGGCGGCAGTTATCCGGTCAGCGCGATGACGTACGCACTGTGGGATCTGTTCGTGGGGGTCAATATCGGCGGTGTGGTCAATGGCCTGCAGACCTTCCTGCCCCGCATGATCGCTCGCGGGGAGCCGGCCCATATCGTCAACACCGCCTCCACCGCGGGGCTCGCGCCCCAGGGCGGGCAGGCGGGCTATATGTACGAGGGCACCAAGGCCGGGGTGATCGGTCTCTCCGAGGGGCTGTCCCGGCAGTTGGCCCACGAGGGCCATCCCATTGGGGTGACGGTGTTCTGTCCGGGCCTGGTGGCCACCAACATGGTCGCCACCGGCCGGGCGGCGCGCCGCAGGATCACCGGCGATCTCGGGCTCACCGCCGCACAGGAGGAGGACCGGGAGCGGCTCCTCACCGAGCAGGACTTCTATCTGCGGCAACTCGGGCTCTCCCCGGACGCCGTGGGGGAGATGCTGATCGAGGGCGTACGGTCCGGGAAGCCGTATGTGATCACCGACCGTGGGGTGGCGGAGCCGCTGGCCGCCCGGTCGAAGGCGCTGTTCGTAGCGCTGCCGCCGGAGACGGAGAACGACCGGCGGATCGCCCGCCATGTCGCCGCGCAGATGCGGGAGGCCGCCCGGTCGGGCAGCAAGACCCACTGA